One Carassius auratus strain Wakin chromosome 44, ASM336829v1, whole genome shotgun sequence genomic window carries:
- the LOC113062401 gene encoding ribonuclease ZC3H12A-like gives MSAEISTIPSLHLYLDSFWSSSVGSHSSDINATNAWVTAPTSLYNAPVSSSVRMDPAQSSPTPDESSELSSEFQTQLDLFLKLGFSQTQVRAAFLKLGLNADTNRVLGELIQAAGESEEREEPTASPVLVSRGDASSKVRSTRNAPAVSSTSEELVEDEDALKPIVIDGSNVAMSHGNKEVFSCLGIQLAVNFFLERGHVDITVFVPSWRKEQPRADVPITDQHILRELERRKLLVFTPSRRVAGKRVVCYDDRFIVKLAYESDGIIVSNDTYRDLQGERPEWKRFIEERLLMYSFVNDKFMPPDDPLGRYGPTLDNFLRKTPRIPKKQPCPYGKKCTYGIKCKFHHPERTKQSQRALADELRDKAKISSTPHKPQPVSSQSPSLEEVMEQKLSLDAGSLKKCHASENVLDIKAAPQPTQRKFPLKKERRHSPTNLDSFPNGSQERLDSGLGSYECHSSETSHCDHRKSKPSNSGRHRYVLANSQPCSCCSYQSLSTSGASQQHSMGLPSSPNPTYAQPQYHSYGGGPVYPPVNLSQYSFPHSRGPPPQQGYWSDHYGGYPPASHTPMQPERGHGHWTPSNHSPQWSEREQVRKKLLAIFNVRLVDRAMDRFPFLLDPQRLAAEILTLQSQDGAF, from the exons ATGAGTGCTGAAATCAGCACCATCCCCTCGTTACACTTGTATTTGGATTCCTTTTGGTCATCCAGTGTAGGGTCCCACAGCTCTGACATAAACGCCACCAACGCATGGGTAACAGCACCCACATCTTTGTACAACGCACCCGTTTCCAGCAGCGTTAGAATGGACCCGGCCCAGTCCAGTCCGACTCCAGATGAGTCCTCCGAACTAAGTTCTGAGTTTCAGACCCAGCTCGACCTGTTCCTCAAGCTGGGGTTTTCTCAAACGCAGGTCCGTGCCGCTTTCCTTAAACTCGGCCTCAACGCAGACACCAACAGGGTTTTGGGTGAGCTGATACAGGCTGCTGGGGAATCAGAAGAGAGAGAGGAACCGACAGCTTCCCCGGTGCTGGTTTCACGTGGGGATGCTTCCTCTAAGGTTCGAAGCACCCGGAATGCTCCGGCAGTGTCAAGCACTTCAGAAGAGCTGGTAGAGGACGAGGATGCACTCAAACCAATAGTTATTGATGGGTCTAACGTAGCCATGAG cCACGGGAACAAGGAAGTTTTTTCCTGTCTGGGAATTCAGTTGGCAGTGAACTTCTTCCTGGAGCGAGGTCACGTCGACATCACGGTGTTTGTGCCTTCCTGGAGAAAAGAGCAGCCGCGAGCTGATGTACCCATTACAG ATCAGCACATTCTGCGTGAGTTAGAGCGGAGGAAGCTCTTGGTGTTCACGCCATCCAGAAGAGTGGCAGGAAAACGTGTGGTTTGCTACGATGACCGTTTTATTGTGAAGCTGGCGTACGAATCTGATGGCATTATTGTATCCAATGACACTTACCGAGATCTGCAAGGAGAACGTCCCGAGTGGAAGCGTTTTATAGAGGAGAGGCTTCTAATGTATTCGTTCGTCAATGACAA GTTTATGCCTCCGGATGACCCTTTGGGAAGATATGGACCCACCCTAGACAACTTTCTCAGGAAGACTCCACGTATTCCAAAGAAACAGCCCTGTCCTTATG GAAAGAAGTGCACTTATGGAATCAAGTGCAAGTTTCATCATCCAGAGCGAACCAAGCAATCCCAGCGTGCCCTGGCCGATGAACTCCGAGACAAAGCCAAAATTTCATCCACACCGCACAAACCTCAACCAGTTTCCAGTCAGAGTCCGTCTCTGGAGGAAGTCATGGAACAGAAACTGTCCCTGGACGCTGGCTCTCTCAAGAAGTGTCACGCCAGTGAAAATGTCCTTGACATTAAAGCAGCCCCCCAGCCAACTCAAAGAAAGTTTCCTTTGAAGAAAGAACGACGTCATTCGCCAACAAATCTAGATTCCTTTCCCAATGGATCTCAGGAGCGTTTGGATTCTGGCTTGGGTTCCTACGAATGCCATTCTTCTGAAACTTCCCATTGTGACCACAGGAAGTCCAAACCATCCAACAGTGGGCGGCATCGTTACGTTCTGGCCAATAGCCAACCCTGCAGTTGCTGTTCCTACCAATCCTTAAGCACCAGTGGAGCCAGTCAACAACATAGCATGGGCCTGCCCAGCTCACCAAACCCAACTTATGCTCAACCCCAGTATCACTCCTATGGAGGAGGTCCAGTTTACCCACCTGTTAACTTGTCCCAGTATTCATTTCCACACAGCAGAGGGCCTCCTCCCCAACAGGGCTACTGGTCTGACCATTACGGTGGATATCCTCCAGCGTCCCACACTCCCATGCAGCCAGAGAGAGGACATGGACACTGGACGCCTTCCAATCACAGTCCTCAGTGGTCCGAACGGGAGCAAGTGAGGAAGAAATTACTTGCAATTTTCAATGTACGTTTGGTGGACCGAGCCATGGACAGATTCCCATTTCTCCTGGACCCACAAAGACTGGCCGCAGAGATTTTGACCCTTCAGTCTCAGGATGGGGCTTTTTAA